A single Thunnus thynnus chromosome 6, fThuThy2.1, whole genome shotgun sequence DNA region contains:
- the LOC137185218 gene encoding uncharacterized protein, which yields MGAKVSVRNDTPYTWYYSTSSSGGFRSVYPGCTEQYDEKLSVWCYIYLRYDSHDWNSFGTEYNSHKGNPTFTISESWDRSEIEWHCSTEGSVATCRNYGREEEVQRMEERRRQERLERERRIQEEIDRESEISREKLSRSREKLRQKQSFKGQVHHHERTQALHQQIEDDAAAIERNELADVEQKFKELLSKYEITESEELQDCGLEDRIKTLHNELTLQYCRENKLPVWSQFTFDHAVGYEELSLTEKLTILEAVLKLTLQGTTETEDESDHLLHWDKKYEFLFCLAEELYVANPTQAEPIFLRILDAVSELLPKSRETLGQILFNNIWTPTEIMLFIRKASSIDHNQIPQVLHMVQTYRLSCLLTLSALKKQKPLMFLQQKVREDKDKDTDTILRELSESQCPENILTVIEDVLRHMETELPKYWKVDLTEKNIEDLKMKIKSLDFANPDINTLKEVLIGMSVAVQDSTTFKMQDGTEIPGYFPRQTQLASLLLLLLSQLTENKGCLLEIGTGEGKSTILAMFAAIQAIRGIKVDIATSSPVLARRDQEEWKEFFEKFGVTSSVVPPPLSKQSSPVEPDKLLEEAYKQQVVYGTVGAFAADTLKEEFERRTTRGTRGFELVIVDEVDYMTLDNGVQVTFLSHEASSLRHMDQILANIWTMTSTCQPIEMLDTGEIKWATRIQHFHKAATSAVMGSERSDSFSAFDILLPGVDLGFYSSEDIEMLRQAMSKTETENTGDDYQDDGWRAIEQVIKKIGVSQQYDLLRIFQEVMENSVAFECYSAENKKAKRYGTEERHADSEVSMLLLENGQACEIMSEKSLIEATVSAVKSCIKYSDEYSDSDKHDNFIIIPHFLRKYVDNQLPVFVENALRAIEMTQGREYMIDISRAAAKVSASDPDQHQYDAIIPVDFKASGVLEKNKKWGNGLQQFLEMKHQLAISPLSSVTNYMSNFHYFKRYIHEYGIFGVSGTLGGDAERDFLERHYGTKSYTIPAHRHKKVVELPALQVNGGNDQWIQTVCDATWKAASRGQVVLVICEDVKTANELHVKMQDEERFKPHQITMYTISERHNIERDKFSGGRIIIATNLGGRGTNIKVEKKVNECGGLFVILTHFPRNRRVEKQIFGRTARKGNPGMVQMVLNQDHLAPAYQGQSVEIMRQLREEYEVKRISEMESDELVEIDLKEKLFSTFCESLMDYDQKYTQEERKDLSRLKPRDIPDHLRDYQAKFDYQPALNALKEAWALWLTLHEEHINRHDDIHDLQADLIKTMNETKGNLLQGESDNFYDHIKQAILRTDLHCRNKSKCDYGAKSYWQRAATSDPLYKAVALYNQAYITINLAKDDYIVEARELLEQAKKSVDVYISETSNTMVSCQMSVNDNLKPHSNNFQSQMEARMNIFKSWKTYIDNALKKLVELEKDNSDAITQDCSVYKLLEEKDFIITNELMALYELGLAVVFEVKKKPKFCFDALICFFIGAMQVLAGVLVCAFSFGTASQFGLGLIGEGVSDMINGIVGMVTGTFSWAEWAINKSISIGISLLTAGFGAVKNVVTSVCNVTKALLNGTKSFSSVASGFIKSGKHVFSSIKGTAQSAISSVGKQTFGSAMKKMTTSTVVKQNFKYAAKYAAQEIGKQAVDTGLNYAVDGLKEAFKKILESAFKDVVTSAVKQNRDLDKAITEFISSHVPKAAMQKDNFKIGKLDEEEMTKTIAVLTEEVIPNLMRDCTTVHEVINRLTEVCNGATDIMNKGKLSGIFKAAELALKVADHTTRFIEILNSVPTKRVIDETFVPTLLSEIEELQQDAVKYDQDGRHNLQDVKRLKGKILSTLADSVSQSFIEACFGHMTSLLTKPLKSKFNKATGKAVDKIMGRHKTQSFFDDQRQKHNMRSASRNTKKSLTEKEQMDLMDYMEHISNVATAFDIIVLIKSGLLNGRGIHLTVIDEHGNRLSEERYKGTDESAGNITLQLTKQAKDLQPPEKSSSQQFYSGRFDIVQDDGTVVNVNSEHQNCLYHAIAQATGSDRSDLKGAAVKLREKVKNEVQENFASYTPILKLQRGYDYSHKNPGKYTITGGAKPGGASHSELLTEEEYLKSTSFIETDECDIIRSYKLASVEKYKRLIDARQSKNNSGTVNADHVPSKDSIRKAWERTKDKPELQEQLKNSNPKLYEMIESIKDDNDGRNLIAMEVLAKDHKRALTMGASHQAMKCRELLAESLVSGDVETMLKQSMIVAHPLTSQELMADLGENRIPPHNEMSKEGIRGYYKAGYTNLVTVYSRQGLIDQNQKDQLMEWLNQDKHEDKSTPEYLSIRDSLK from the exons ATGGGCGCCAAAGTTTCAGTGAGGAATGACACTCCTTACACCTGGTACTACTCCACCTCAAGCTCAGGG gGGTTTCGTAGTGTATACCCTGGCTGTACTGAACAGTATGACGAGAAGCTATCTGTCTGGTGCTACATTTATCTGAGATACGACAGTCATGATTGGAATAGTTTTGGAACTGAATACAATTCTCACAAAGGCAACCCCACGTTTACCATCAGTGAGAGCTGGGACCGCTCAGAGATTGAGTGGCATTGCAGTACAGAGGGGAGTGTTGCAACGTGTCGCAACTATG gaagggaggaggaagtCCAGCGGATGGAGGAGAGAAGACGACAGGAGCGTCTGGAACGGGAGCGAAGGATTCAAGaggagatagacagagagagtgagatcTCCAGAGAGAAACTGTCTCGATCGAGGGAGAAGCTTCGTCAGAAACAGAGCTTCAAAGGTCAGGTGCACCATCATGAGCGCACACAAGCTCTCCACCAGCAAATAGAGGACGATGCAGCTGCAATCGAGAGGAATGAG CTTGCAGACGTAGAGCAGAAATTCAAAGAACTTCTGTCAAAATATGAAATCACAGAGAGTGAAGAATTGCAGGACTGCGGGCTTGAGGACAGGATTAAAACACTTCATAATGAACTGACGCTCCAATattgcagagaaaacaagcttCCAGTGTGGTCTCAGTTTACGTTTGACCATGCTGTGGGATATGAGGAACTTTCTCTGACTGAGAAACTCACCATTCTTGAGGCAGTTCTGAAGTTAACTCTTCAGGGCACCACTGAGACTGAAGATGAAAGTGATCATTTACTTCACTGGGATAAGAAGTATGAATTCCTTTTCTGTTTGGCTGAGGAACTTTATGTTGCAAATCCAACTCAGGCTGAGCCGATTTTCTTGAGAATTCTTGATGCAGTTTCAGAGCTTTTACCAAAAAGCAGGGAGACTCTGGGTCAAATACTGTTCAATAACATCTGGACACCAACAGAAATAATGCTCTTCATTCGCAAAGCTTCATCGATAGACCACAATCAGATTCCCCAAGTCCTCCACATGGTACAGACCTACAGGCTAAGCTgcctcctcactctctctgctctgaagAAGCAAAAGCCACTAATGTTTCTACAACAAAAAGTAAGAGAAGACAAGGACAAAGATACTGACACCATTTTGAGGGAACTCTCTGAATCCCAGTGCCCAGAGAATATTCTGACAGTGATCGAGGATGTTCTCAGACACATGGAAACAGAACTTCCAAAATATTGGAAAGTGGATCTTACTGAGAAGAATATAGAGGATCTCAAGATGAAGATTAAATCTCTTGATTTTGCAAACCCAGATATCAATACTCTGAAGGAAGTGTTGATTGGAATGTCTGTAGCCGTGCAAGACAGCACAACATTCAAGATGCAAGATGGAACCGAGATTCCAGGCTATTTTCCAAGACAGACTCAGCTGGCATCATTACTTTTGCTCCTACTGTCACAGCTAACTGAAAATAAAGGCTGTCTCCTTGAGATTGGCACAGGTGAAGGGAAATCCACGATCTTGGCAATGTTTGCTGCAATCCAGGCTATTCGTGGAATAAAGGTGGACATTGCGACAAGCTCTCCAGTTCTTGCACGACGGGACCAGGAGGAGTGGAAGGAATTTTTTGAAAAGTTTGGTGTCACATCATCTGTAGTACCCCCACCCCTCTCCAAACAATCTTCCCCTGTGGAACCAGATAAGTTGTTAGAAGAGGCATACAAACAACAAGTTGTGTATGGCACTGTTGGTGCTTTTGCAGCAGACACATTAAAAGAAGAGTTTGAGAGGAGAACTACCCGTGGAACAAGAGGATTTGAACTAGTGATAGTGGATGAAGTGGACTACATGACCTTGGATAATGGAGTTCAAGTGACATTCCTGTCTCATGAAGCCAGCAGTTTGAGGCATATGGATCAAATTCTTGCCAACATTTGGACAATGACATCTACTTGTCAACCAATTGAAATGCTAGATACAGGTGAGATAAAATGGGCAACAAGGATCCAACATTTCCATAAAGCAGCAACATCTGCTGTTATGGGATCAGAAAGATCTGACAGCTTCTCAGCCTTTGACATTTTGCTGCCAGGTGTAGATTTGGGGTTCTATTCATCAGAAGATATTGAGATGTTGAGGCAAGCTATGAgtaagacagaaacagaaaatacaggTGATGACTACCAGGATGACGGCTGGAGAGCGATTGAACAAGTCATAAAGAAAATAGGAGTCTCACAACAGTATGATCTGCTGCGTATATTTCAGGAAGTAATGGAGAACAGTGTGGCTTTTGAGTGCTATTCGGCAGAGAACAAGAAAGCCAAACGTTACGGGACTGAGGAAAGACATGCTGACTCAGAAGTCAGCATGTTACTCCTTGAAAATGGCCAAGCATGTGAAATCATGTCAGAAAAATCTCTCATTGAAGCAACTGTGAGTGCAGTAAAGTCCTGTATTAAGTACTCAGATGAatattctgattctgataaacATGACAACTTCATCATTATCCCTCACTTCTTGAGGAAATATGTTGACAATCAGTTGCCAGTGTTTGTTGAGAATGCCTTGAGGGCCATTGAGATGACTCAGGGCAGAGAGTACATGATCGACATTTCACGAGCTGCTGCCAAAGTATCTGCCAGTGATCCTGACCAGCATCAGTATGATGCCATAATTCCAGTGGACTTCAAAGCAAGTGGGGTGttggagaaaaacaagaagtgGGGTAATGGACTCCAGCAGTTTTTGGAGATGAAACATCAGCTTGCAATTTCACCTTTGTCCAGTGTGACCAACTACATGTCTAACTTCCATTACTTTAAACGGTACATCCATGAATATGGCATATTTGGTGTTTCTGGCACATTAGGGGGTGATGCAGAGAGAGACTTTCTGGAAAGGCATTATGGAACAAAGAGCTATACTATTCCAGCTCATCGCCATAAAAAAGTGGTTGAGTTGCCAGCCCTGCAGGTGAATGGGGGCAATGACCAATGGATCCAGACTGTTTGTGATGCTACCTGGAAAGCAGCAAGTAGAGGCCAAGTTGTCCTGGTGATATGTGAAGATGTCAAGACAGCAAATGAGctacatgtgaaaatgcaagACGAAGAGAGATTTAAGCCACACCAGATCACAATGTACACAATTAGTGAGAGACACAACATTGAGAGAGATAAATTTAGTGGAGGGAGGATTATCATTGCAACAAACCTTGGAGGGAGAGGAACAAACATCAAGGTCgagaaaaaagtaaatgaatgtgGTGGCCTCTTTGTGATTCTCACACACTTCCCACGCAATCGAAGAGTGGAGAAACAAATCTTTGGTCGCACTGCTCGGAAAGGAAACCCCGGCATGGTCCAGATGGTTCTGAACCAGGATCATCTTGCACCAGCTTACCAAGGTCAGTCTGTTGAGATAATGCGACAGCTCAGAGAAGAGTATGAAGTGAAGCGTATAAGTGAAATGGAAAGTGATGAGCTGGTAGAAATAGACTTGAAGGAAAAACTTTTTTCCACGTTTTGTGAATCCCTTATGGACTACGACCAGAAGTACacacaggaagaaagaaaagatctTTCACGATTGAAGCCTAGAGATATACCTGATCATCTCAGAGACTATCAGGCTAAGTTTGATTACCAGCCAGCCCTGAATGCTTTGAAAGAAGCATGGGCATTGTGGCTGACTCTTCATGAGGAGCATATCAACAGACATGATGACATCCATGACCTTCAGGCAGACCTCATCAAGACAATGAATGAAACTAAGGGAAATCTCTTGCAAGGGGAAAGTGACAATTTCTATGATCACATTAAGCAGGCCATTCTCAGGACTGACCTACACTGCAGAAACAAATCCAAATGTGACTATGGAGCTAAATCCTATTGGCAGAGGGCAGCAACCTCTGACCCACTGTACAAAGCTGTGGCACTCTATAACCAGGCATACATCACCATCAACCTGGCCAAGGATGACTATATAGTAGAGGCAAGGGAACTGTTGGAGCAGGCTAAAAAGTCTGTCGATGTTTATATCTcagaaacatcaaacacaatggTTTCCTGTCAGATGTCTGTTAATGACAACCTGAAACCACACAGCAACAACTTTCAGAGTCAAATGGAGGCCAGAATGAACATCTTCAAGTCGTGGAAGACATACATTGATAATGCATTGAAGAAACTTGTGGAGCTGGAAAAAGACAACAGTGATGCAATAACACAGGACTGTTCAGTCTACAAGTTGTTGGAGGAAAAAGATTTCATCATCACAAATGAGCTAATGGCACTCTATGAGCTTGgccttgctgttgtttttgaggtgaaaaagaaaccaaagttttgttttgatgctCTCATTTGCTTCTTCATCGGAGCAATGCAGGTGTTGGCTGGGGTTCTTGTTTGTGCCTTTTCATTTGGCACTGCAAGCCAGTTTGGACTTGGCCTGATAGGTGAGGGAGTATCAGACATGATCAATGGAATAGTGGGCATGGTAACAGGTACATTTAGCTGGGCAGAATGGGCAATAAACAAAAGTATCAGCATTGGTATTTCTTTGCTTACTGCTGGATTCGGTGCCGTCAAGAATGTTGTCACTTCAGTGTGCAATGTAACAAAAGCCCTGCTTAATGGTACTAAGTCCTTCTCATCTGTTGCCAGTGGTTTCATCAAGTCAGGAAAACATGTGTTTTCATCTATCAAAGGAACTGCTCAGTCTGCCATCTCCTCTGTTGGTAAACAAACCTTTGGAAGTGCAATGAAAAAGATGACAACTTCAACAGTTGTAAAGCAGAACTTCAAATATGCTGCCAAGTACGCTGCACAGGAGATAGGGAAGCAAGCTGTGGACACTGGTTTGAACTATGCAGTTGATGGCCTGAAGGAGGCCTTTAAAAAGATATTGGAATCAGCTTTTAAGGATGTTGTTACTTCAGCAGTGAAGCAGAACCGTGACTTGGATAAAGCTATCACTGAGTTCATCAGCTCACATGTCCCAAAAGCAGCCATGCAGAAAGATAACTTTAAGATTGGCAAATTGGATGAGGaagaaatgactaaaacaattgcTGTATTAACTGAAGAAGTAATTCCTAACCTCATGAGGGACTGCACAACAGTACATGAAGTTATCAATAGACTCACTGAGGTGTGCAATGGAGCAACAGACATTATGAACAAAGGAAAACTTTCTGGTATTTTTAAGGCTGCCGAGTTAGCTTTGAAAGTTGCAGATCACACTACCCGTTTCATTGAAATACTGAATTCTGTTCCTACAAAAAGGGTCATTGATGAAACTTTTGTTCCTACTTTACTGAGTGAAATTGAGGAGCTTCAGCAAGATGCGGTGAAATATGACCAAGATGGACGACACAATTTACAAGATGTGAAACGTCTTAAGGGCAAAATTCTGAGCACCCTTGCAGACAGTGTGTCCCAATCATTTATCGAGGCTTGCTTTGGACATATGACTTCCCTTTTGACAAAGCCATTGAAGAGCAAGTTTAACAAAGCTACTGGTAAAGCTGTTGATAAGATTATGGGCAGACATAAAACTCAAAGTTTTTTTGATGACCAGAGACAAAAGCACAACATGAGATCAGCCAGTCGCAACACTAAGAAGTCGCTTACAGAGAAGGAACAGATGGATTTAATGGATTACATGGAACACATAAGCAATGTAGCCACAGCTTTTGACATTATCGTGCTCATAAAAAGTGGCTTACTCAACGGTAGAGGGATTCACCTCACTGTCATTGATGAGCATGGAAACAGACTCTCAGAGGAACGTTACAAAGGAACAGACGAGTCTGCTGGCAACATCACACTacagctgacaaaacaagcaaaagacCTGCAGCCACCAGA GAAAAGCAGTTCACAGCAGTTTTACAGCGGCCGTTTTGACATTGTTCAAGATGATGGTACAGTGGTCAATGTGAACTCAGAGCACCAGAATTGTCTCTATCATGCAATCGCACAAGCAACTGGAAGTGATCGAAGCGATCTTAAAGGAGCTGCTGTGAAGCTTCgtgagaaagtgaaaaatgaa GTTCAGGAAAACTTTGCTTCGTACACACCGATTCTTAAGCTTCAGAGAGGCTATGACTACTCCCACAAAAACCCTGGAAAATACACCATCACCGGAGGAGCGAAGCCAGGAGGAGCCAGCCATTCTGAACTTCTTACCGAAGAGGAATATTTGAAGAGTACCAGCTTCATTGAAACTGATGAATGTGATATTATCAGAAGCTATAAGCTTGCATCTGTTGAAAAATACAAACG gtTGATAGATGCTCGACAATCCAAGAACAACAGTGGAACCGTGAATGCAGACCACGTTCCCTCCAAGGATTCCATTCGCAAAGCTTGGGAGAGGACAAAAGACAAACCTGAGCTACAGGAGCAGCTCAAAAACAGTAATCCAAAACTCTATGAAATGATAGAGAGCATAAAGGATGACAATGATGGGCGGAATCTTATTGCCATGGAGGTGTTGGCCAAAGATCACAAACGTGCTCTGACCATGGGTGCAAGCCACCAAGCCATGAAGTGCCG GGAGCTGCTAGCAGAAAGTCTTGTCAGTGGAGATGTGGAGACAATGCTGAAACAGTCTATGATTGTGGCTCACCCTCTGACCTCACAGGAACTTATGGCTGATTTAG GTGAAAACAGAATACCACCTCATAATGAGATGTCAAAGGAAGGCATCAGGGGCTACTACAAGGCAGGATACACCAATCTTGTGACAGTGTACAGCCGGCAGGGACTCATCGATCAGAATCAGAAAGATCAGCTGATGGAGTGGCTGAATCAAGACAAACATGAAGATAAAAGCACTCCTGAGTACCTGAGTATCAGGGATTCCTTAAAGTAA